Proteins from a single region of Arctopsyche grandis isolate Sample6627 chromosome 1, ASM5162203v2, whole genome shotgun sequence:
- the l(3)04053 gene encoding lethal (3) 04053 isoform X2, translated as MAQEDEAGPSGTLAPTPTPMALQPPQPPQHPPPPQTLPTAEPPPPAPALTPAAPVNDFDTSKTTQSRKEESPFSFKHFLKRDLSLPTTSSSYESTGAKPKIYANTVHPSPAKANLHQEFRKDAKMSSRESWAGPSNASSDSSIELILNTNTATESKKILEIDNCDLSFRRSHTSSDVLGMPSLPDFVQDHLLVEQAYLGSNGPFTVDFDNLPDFTLSSNTNYDNAQSSHDKSDDLNYNANASKIGSCRSVPLDLPSFVEDRLEAGERVERRCRPSPLDLPNNLSLDLTDSLNHTNHRNSNQRLPFPLDLPRNENSTAGESLRLPDFLPTQVGSSNTGPIGIIPSNRDELAEERRRRTAAERELRSALQTSTQLRRELKAAKNAEQNARRELLEARTANAILAHQLKSRTNRTGVAGPSTSSMSASHSPNLSEEEKFASARVSQLKEDLAAARREIEELRGIRRGASESLYLAANTAENSLRELLSGLEQLRGLASSLNPP; from the exons ATGGCGCAGGAGGACGAGGCGGGGCCCAGCGGCACCCtcgcccccacccccacccccatgGCCCTGCAGCCCCCTCAGCCCCCTCAGCACCCGCCACCCCCTCAAACCCTCCCCACTGCGGAGCCTCCGCCCCCCGCACCCGCCCTCACCCCCGCCGCCCCCGTCAACGACTTTGACACATCTA AAACTACCCAATCTCGTAAAGAAGAGAGTCCGTTTTCGTTCAAGCACTTCCTGAAGCGAGATCTGTCTTTGCCAACCACGTCTAGTTCGTACGAGAGCACCGGAGCCAAGCCAAAGATATACGCGAACACGGTTCACCCGTCGCCGGCCAAGGCGAATTTGCATCAAGAGTTTCGCAAAGATGCCAAAATGTCGTCCAGAGAGAGCTGGGCAGGTCCCAGCAACGCCTCATCCGATAGTTCCatagaattaatattaaatacaaacacAGCGACGGAATCAAAAAAAATTCTGGAAATTGACAATTGTGACCTGTCGTTTAGGAGATCTCACACGTCCAGCGACGTTTTAGGCATGCCGTCTTTGCCCGACTTCGTACAGGACCACCTGCTGGTCGAGCAAGCCTATCTGGGCTCCAACGGGCCGTTCACGGTCGACTTTGACAATCTCCCCGACTTCACGCTGAGCTCCAATACTAACTATGACAACGCCCAATCGTCGCACGACAAATCTGATGATTTGAATTACAATGCAAACGCATCAAAGATTGGAAGTTGTAGATCTGTACCTTTAGACTTGCCGAGCTTCGTCGAAGATAGATTGGAGGCCGGCGAAAGGGTTGAAAGACGGTGCAGGCCGTCGCCGCTAGATTTGCCCAACAACCTTTCACTAGACTTGACGGACTCGTTGAATCACACAAATCATCGGAATTCAAACCAAAGATTACCATTTCCCTTAGATCTTCCGAGAAATGAAAATTCCACCG CTGGCGAATCTCTCAGACTTCCTGACTTTTTACCAACACAAGTTGGTTCGAGTAACACTGGGCCTATAGGAATTATACCGTCGAATAGAGATGAATTAGCTGAAGAAAGAAGACGACGAACTGCAGCTGAAAGAGAGTTACGTTCAGCTCTTCAG ACCTCGACCCAACTTCGTAGGGAATTAAAAGCCGCTAAGAACGCAGAGCAAAATGCTCGTAGAGAATTGTTGGAAGCTAGAACTGCTAACGCAATATTGGCGCATCAGTTGAAGAGTCGAACCAATCGAACGGGAGTTGCTGGTCCTAGTACTAGTTCAATGTCGGCTTCACACTCTCCAAATTTATCAGAAGAAGAAAAATTTGCTTCG GCACGAGTTTCTCAACTGAAG GAAGACTTGGCTGCAGCTCGCAGGGAAATTGAAGAATTGCGCGGGATCCGTCGAGGGGCATCAGAATCTTTGTACTTGGCTGCAAATACGGCAGAAAACTCGCTTAG AGAGCTTCTGTCTGGTTTAGAACAGTTACGAGGCCTCGCTTCTTCTCTGAATCCTCCATGA
- the l(3)04053 gene encoding lethal (3) 04053 isoform X3, translating into MAQEDEAGPSGTLAPTPTPMALQPPQPPQHPPPPQTLPTAEPPPPAPALTPAAPVNDFDTSKTTQSRKEESPFSFKHFLKRDLSLPTTSSSYESTGAKPKIYANTVHPSPAKANLHQEFRKDAKMSSRESWAGPSNASSDSSIELILNTNTATESKKILEIDNCDLSFRRSHTSSDVLGMPSLPDFVQDHLLVEQAYLGSNGPFTVDFDNLPDFTLSSNTNYDNAQSSHDKSDDLNYNANASKIGSCRSVPLDLPSFVEDRLEAGERVERRCRPSPLDLPNNLSLDLTDSLNHTNHRNSNQRLPFPLDLPRNENSTAGESLRLPDFLPTQVGSSNTGPIGIIPSNRDELAEERRRRTAAERELRSALQTSTQLRRELKAAKNAEQNARRELLEARTANAILAHQLKSRTNRTGVAGPSTSSMSASHSPNLSEEEKFASEDLAAARREIEELRGIRRGASESLYLAANTAENSLRELLSGLEQLRGLASSLNPP; encoded by the exons ATGGCGCAGGAGGACGAGGCGGGGCCCAGCGGCACCCtcgcccccacccccacccccatgGCCCTGCAGCCCCCTCAGCCCCCTCAGCACCCGCCACCCCCTCAAACCCTCCCCACTGCGGAGCCTCCGCCCCCCGCACCCGCCCTCACCCCCGCCGCCCCCGTCAACGACTTTGACACATCTA AAACTACCCAATCTCGTAAAGAAGAGAGTCCGTTTTCGTTCAAGCACTTCCTGAAGCGAGATCTGTCTTTGCCAACCACGTCTAGTTCGTACGAGAGCACCGGAGCCAAGCCAAAGATATACGCGAACACGGTTCACCCGTCGCCGGCCAAGGCGAATTTGCATCAAGAGTTTCGCAAAGATGCCAAAATGTCGTCCAGAGAGAGCTGGGCAGGTCCCAGCAACGCCTCATCCGATAGTTCCatagaattaatattaaatacaaacacAGCGACGGAATCAAAAAAAATTCTGGAAATTGACAATTGTGACCTGTCGTTTAGGAGATCTCACACGTCCAGCGACGTTTTAGGCATGCCGTCTTTGCCCGACTTCGTACAGGACCACCTGCTGGTCGAGCAAGCCTATCTGGGCTCCAACGGGCCGTTCACGGTCGACTTTGACAATCTCCCCGACTTCACGCTGAGCTCCAATACTAACTATGACAACGCCCAATCGTCGCACGACAAATCTGATGATTTGAATTACAATGCAAACGCATCAAAGATTGGAAGTTGTAGATCTGTACCTTTAGACTTGCCGAGCTTCGTCGAAGATAGATTGGAGGCCGGCGAAAGGGTTGAAAGACGGTGCAGGCCGTCGCCGCTAGATTTGCCCAACAACCTTTCACTAGACTTGACGGACTCGTTGAATCACACAAATCATCGGAATTCAAACCAAAGATTACCATTTCCCTTAGATCTTCCGAGAAATGAAAATTCCACCG CTGGCGAATCTCTCAGACTTCCTGACTTTTTACCAACACAAGTTGGTTCGAGTAACACTGGGCCTATAGGAATTATACCGTCGAATAGAGATGAATTAGCTGAAGAAAGAAGACGACGAACTGCAGCTGAAAGAGAGTTACGTTCAGCTCTTCAG ACCTCGACCCAACTTCGTAGGGAATTAAAAGCCGCTAAGAACGCAGAGCAAAATGCTCGTAGAGAATTGTTGGAAGCTAGAACTGCTAACGCAATATTGGCGCATCAGTTGAAGAGTCGAACCAATCGAACGGGAGTTGCTGGTCCTAGTACTAGTTCAATGTCGGCTTCACACTCTCCAAATTTATCAGAAGAAGAAAAATTTGCTTCG GAAGACTTGGCTGCAGCTCGCAGGGAAATTGAAGAATTGCGCGGGATCCGTCGAGGGGCATCAGAATCTTTGTACTTGGCTGCAAATACGGCAGAAAACTCGCTTAG AGAGCTTCTGTCTGGTTTAGAACAGTTACGAGGCCTCGCTTCTTCTCTGAATCCTCCATGA
- the fab1 gene encoding 1-phosphatidylinositol 3-phosphate 5-kinase fab1 encodes MEKPSEFVSQITNFPLLSPEENETGVSVLISKLFKFGRLAAGDNNPVTAKTKPEESQEEQNTGGGPAQEDSVNIEAGTSSQYSDEFSEGRSLQKVLKTISSLVALRTSSGTRYADTEQARYWMPDYVSRECYECGIRFSAFRRRHHCRVCGQIFCARCCSHRVPGHVCGCAGGLRVCTYCCKIVLGYLQSVDSGTVLSADLKVLQENLKEKNSKDNTQASEQGFLLGGGVETAKEGPVVGDPNGELGFSRQVSLQDTYRHLCLSLPLQLQRYRLVRYTGVWRGGDILQWLIEHGNIPTRIQASDLCQLLMREGLIECVTEHQTFIDYALYRPINPPILAASDSDSKMTGSTSSYCLNLNLVENSAHLVRGQRPDNHDEIMNEHENQVPLQSDGGEDTKSCCESVASSGLEHLRLLLVQGLTRAGLNLAWAPILLPLCQQVANMITPDTTSAEWDIRRCVRVKRVAGGSMRESSAIGGVVFSKNVAHKGMPTCLTSPRILLLRCSLVYQRDEGKLISLEPVIMQEQEYLRNCCARILALSPDVVIVQGSVSRIAQEELLRNGKILVIGVRAPTLHRLSRCTHADILTSIDARVGAPRLGTCKAFYLKNFESKTLMVIEGYDKDLKGCSIILRGAPPDELARVKKVISLVLLAAYNWRLESSLLKDMSATLPISSASLMFIDNSKDNSPEKDANIEDEMNDHLNDFLDSGIVDNVDDNINAIEVQKANVDSKESKLSIAVTDPLTSDVFNKAGLSHKKNDSEKGPTMSCGITVNDFSDPLRSRQMSGDDEVFLPPKSAIENATYDAQSDTLRNRWSADETVLSMSPHVRICAPYLESEEGHQCSLKHYYCTPLFCTPTPLAPPTPRAANRKQSVKSVPSDIYTKDAHQFVTEAISHTVEDPGVRSLLANYRAIGGRLLNGNILKKIGFAKNSDEKQDTLSDTVKTANQDDPLNPEQHQRMYLLFYSFSARSSNAPNFCINPSIVRMEMYGVNDISLGQFLERHCFAQQFACPSPSCQVPLMHHVRKFVHGDGCVTVTCVSVENSSTVGVPSKLLMDEEGKPSIMWWCRCMGCGERGSGRGSSCLRPVSLAISLAKYLELRLHAPRYTRNRSCHHSLHQHYAHYFACGNVTACFRYNKIKSWDICLPPSSLTTHYNTRNMREFLINQINDFVLKGHEIFSHIAEGEQDKEQINFKQHIEQIQLNLTSSVLQEQSSNAGVVRWLWGISDALVIGEKLLQEALDKWTVQTNPKGNSKIQQDNIVDGKIESDDSSQTDVNNVDVFIDKVLSTNSSDVETQDEEEEDKADRRGLRTIISQLLSNSQPSNQNGVVLCGGVLPVVVIASEVSSLVAAALASLQYHQQIHSVSQMKGVCVDLEEKDAGNAKGKVESDGKSKNPRIIEHIDVQLKDGLFCRIYHPIQFLKLRSLLLCPLKSNTDIVNDFELKANEQNEYASKSKEDVMSNFSMSADHCPLSQKESDSDHNQPMTNERESSVEASPILGVKKLSEEKFKKIAKDNHGKVNSNLESFNEIEEAFIRSLTRCVPWAARGGKSGSTFSKTTDDRYILKEMSKLELNLFVDLAPHYFAYIQSCLQNNYPTLLGRIVGVYRVGGVEGGGGVLVMENLWHGRCDLSRRFDLKGAQRNRLAEQGSPDVVLLDENLLNLRWESPLYLQSHSAGVLWAAVERDTKFLSSHDVMDYSLLVGLDEDKHELVLGIIDYIRTFTWDKKLEHIVKKGLGSGLPTIVSPAQYKSRFCNAMKKYFLQSPNQWEDMDKGLICNITDT; translated from the exons ATGGAAAAACCATCGGAATTTGTTTCCCAAATAACGAACTTCCCTCTCCTGAGTCCAGAAGAAAATGAAACTGGAGTTTCCGTTTTGATATCCAAATTGTTCAAGTTCGGAAGGTTGGCCGCTGGAGACAACAATCCAGTCACTGCGAAGACGAAGCCCGAAGAATCTCAAGAAGAGCAGAATACTGGCGGTGGACCCGCCCAAGAAGATTCGGTCAACATAGAGGCTGGAACGTCGTCGCAATATTCTGATGAATTTTCAGAGGGTCGCAGCCTTCAGAAAGTACTCAAGACAATAAGTAGCTTGGTTGCTTTACGGACTTCG AGTGGCACACGTTACGCAGACACTGAGCAAGCACGTTATTGGATGCCAGACTATGTGTCTAGAGAATGTTACGAATGTGGCATTCGTTTCAGTGCTTTTCGTCGCCGTCATCATTGCCGAGTCTGCGGTCAAATATTTTGCGCCCGCTGTTGCTCCCACCGGGTACCAGGTCACGTTTGTGGCTGTGCAGGTGGACTCAGAGTCTGCACGTATTGTTGCAAAATAGTTTTGGGATATTTACAATCTGTAGACAGCGGAACTGTACtttcagctgatttaaaagtgtTGCAGgaaaatttaaaa GAAAAAAATTCTAAAGACAATACTCAAGCATCTGAACAAGGATTTCTATTAGGCGGTGGTGTTGAAACTGCTAAAGAGGGTCCCGTTGTTGGCGATCCTAACGGTGAGCTTGGCTTTTCGCGTCAAGTATCACTTCAAGACACATATAGACATTTATGCTTATCTCTACCTCTTCAGTTACAAAG ataccGATTAGTTCGATATACCGGAGTTTGGCGAGGTGGTGATATTTTACAGTGGCTTATAGAACATGGAAACATTCCTACCAG GATACAAGCGAGTGATTTGTGCCAATTATTGATGAGGGAAGGTTTAATTGAATGCGTGACGGAGCATCAAACTTTCATTGACTATGCTTTATACAGACCTATAAATCCTCCAATTTTGGCCGCTTCTGATTCAG acagCAAGATGACTGGCAGTACATCTTCTTATTGTTTGAATCTTAATCTGGTagaaaattcagcacacttagTCAGAGGACAAAGACCTG ATAATCACGATGAAATTATGAACGAGCATGAAAATCAAGTTCCGCTTCAATCAGATG GTGGCGAAGATACTAAATCGTGTTGCGAAAGTGTCGCATCATCGGGATTGGAACATTTACGACTTCTATTAGTACAAGGACTAACCCGAGCCGGTTTGAATTTAGCATGGGCTCCTATATTATTGCCATTGTGTCAACAAGTTGCGAATATGATAACACCtg ATACAACAAGTGCTGAATGGGATATTAGACGATGCGTACGGGTCAAACGTGTAGCTGGAGGATCTATGCGTGAATCTAGTGCTATTGGTGGTGTCGTTTTTAGCAAAAATGTCGCACACAAAGGAATGCCTACTTGCTTGACTTCTCCGAGAATACTTCTACTGAGGTGCTCACTCGTATATCAACGAGACGAAGGCAAACTTATCTCGCTAGAGCCTGTCATAATGCAG GAGCAAGAATATCTCCGCAACTGTTGTGCTCGTATTTTAGCGCTGTCACCAGACGTTGTCATTGTGCAAGGTAGCGTATCGCGAATAGCCCAAGAAGAGCTTCTTCGCAATGGAAAAATATTGGTGATTGGAGTGCGCGCACCCACACTTCATCGGTTGTCTCGGTGTACACATGCAGATATCCTCACGAGTATAGATGCAAGAGTCGGAGCACCCCGATTGGGCACTTGTAAAgcattttacttaaaaaatt TTGAAAGTAAAACTTTAATGGTTATCGAGGGATACGATAAAGATTTAAAAGGCTGTAGTATAATTCTTCGTGGCGCTCCTCCTGACGAATTGGCTCGTGTGAAGAAAGTGATTAGTCTTGTACTACTTGCGGCTTATAATTGGCGTTTGGAGAGCTCCCTGCTCAAGGATATGTCTGCGACACTTCCCATATCGAGCGCTTCGTTGATGTTCATCGACAATTCCAAAGACAATTCTCCGGAGAAGGACGCCAACATTGAAGATGAAATGAACGATCATTTGAACGACTTCTTAGACAGCGGCATAGTCGACAATGTAGACGACAACATCAATGCGATCGAAGTTCAAAAAGCAAACGTCGATTCCAAAGAATCCAAACT ttCGATAGCCGTTACCGATCCGCTCACCTCAGACGTCTTTAACAAGGCAGGTCTTTCGCATAAGAAGAACGACAGTGAAAAAGGTCCAACGATGAGCTGCGGCATCACTGTAAACGATTTTAGTGATCCACTCCGGTCGAGACAAATGTCAGGTGACGATGAAGTGTTTCTGCCGCCGAAGAGTGCAATTGAAAATGCCACTTACGATGCGCAATCGGACACCTTGCGAAATCG ATGGAGCGCCGATGAAACGGTGCTGTCGATGTCTCCTCATGTTCGTATCTGTGCTCCATACTTGGAAAGCGAGGAAGGCCATCAATGTTCTTTGAAGCATTACTATTGCACACCTTTATTTTGCACACCTACGCCTTTAGCTCCCCCGACACCGAGAGCGGCCAATCGAAAGCAAAGTGTCAAATCTGTACCCAGTGACATTTATACTAAG GATGCTCATCAGTTTGTGACTGAAGCTATATCACACACTGTGGAAGACCCGGGGGTTCGTTCTCTGTTGGCCAACTACCGAGCAATAGGCGGTCGTTTGTTAAATG GTAACATATTGAAGAAGATTGGCTTTGCCAAAAATTCAGATGAAAAACAGGATACTTTGTCCGACACAGTGAAGACGGCAAACCAGGACGATCCTCTGAATCCAGAACAGCACCAGAGAATGTATTTGCTGTTTTACAGTTTCAGTGCTAGGTCCTCGAACGCTCCCAACTTTTGCATCAATCCTTC GATCGTTCGTATGGAAATGTACGGTGTGAATGATATTTCATTGGGACAGTTTCTTGAAAGACATTGCTTCGCTCAACAGTTTGCTTGTCCGTCACCATCGTGTCAAGTGCCGCTCATGCATCACGTTAGAAA ATTTGTCCATGGAGATGGTTGCGTGACTGTGACGTGCGTTTCCGTTGAAAATAGTTCCACCGTTGGAGTGCCATCAAAGTTGCTAATGGACGAAGAAGGAAAGCCC AGTATTATGTGGTGGTGCCGATGTATGGGATGCGGAGAAAGGGGCAGCGGAAGAGGAAGCTCGTGTCTGAGGCCCGTATCTTTGGCCATATCCCTCGCTAAATATCTGGAGCTTCGTCTCCACGCTCCTCGCTATACCCGTAATCGTTCCTGTCATCATTCCCTTCATCAACACTACGCACACTATTTTGCATGCGGAAATGTTACCGCATGTTTCAG ATATAACAAGATAAAATCTTGGGATATTTGTCTTCCACCGTCCAGTTTGACTACACATTACAATACTCGTAATATGCGTGAATTTTTAATCAATCAAATCAATGATTTTGTATTGAAAG gtCATGAAATATTCAGTCATATTGCTGAAGGTGAGCAAGACAAGgagcaaataaattttaaacagcATATAGAACAAATTCAGTTGAATCTCACTTCATCAGTGTTACAAGAACAAAGTTCAAATGCTg gtGTCGTACGTTGGTTATGGGGAATATCTGACGCTCTTGTTATCGGAGAGAAGCTGCTTCAAGAAGCTTTGGATAAATGGACTGTGCAGACTAATCCAAAAGGAAATTCTAAAATACAGCAAGATAATATTG TCGATGGAAAAATTGAATCGGACGATTCCTCCCAGACCGATGTTAATAATGTAGACGTTTTCATAGATAAAGTGTTATCGACTAATTCAAGCGATGTTGAAACTCAAG ATGAAGAAGAGGAGGATAAAGCCGATCGTCGTGGATTACGGACGATTATTTCTCAACTGTTGAGCAATTCGCAGCCATCAAACcaa AATGGCGTAGTGCTTTGTGGAGGTGTTCTTCCGGTAGTTGTGATAGCTAGTGAAGTCAGTTCGTTGGTAGCCGCCGCTCTAGCGTCCTTACAATATCATCAGCAGATTCATTCAGTATCACAAATGAAAGG GGTCTGCGTCGATTTGGAAGAAAAGGACGCAGGAAATGCTAAAGGAAAAGTAGAAAGCGATGGCAAGTCGAAAAATCCTCGCATCATCGAACATATCGATGTGCAGTTGAAG GACGGTTTGTTTTGCCGTATTTATCATCCGATACAATTCTTAAAGTTGCGATCTCTACTTCTATGTCCGCTTAAATCCAATACTGATATCGTAAACGATTTTGAGCTAAAAGCCAACGAGCAAAATGAATACGCCAGCAAGAGTAAAGAAGATGTAATGAGTAATTTCAGCATGAGCGCTGATCATTGCCCGCTGTCTCAAAAGGAATCCGATTCTGACCACAACCAGCCTATGACAAATGAGCGTGAAAGTTCAGTCGAAGCATCTCCAATTCTCGGCGTTAAGAAACTGTCCGAGGAGAAATTCAAGAAAATCGCCAAAGATAATCACGGAAAAGTCAACAGCAACTTGGAGTCGTTTAACGAGATCGAAGAGGCGTTCATCAGATCATTGACACGTTGCGTACCGTGGGCCGCCAGAGGTGGCAAATCCGGATCTACATTCTCAAAAACGACAG ATGATCGCTACATTTTGAAGGAGATGTCAAAATTAGAGCTCAACCTTTTTGTGGACCTCGCCCCGCACTATTTTGCGTACATTCAATCTTGTCTTCAAAATAATTATCCCACATTACTAG GACGAATTGTCGGAGTGTATCGTGTGGGAGGAGTGGAAGGAGGCGGAGGAGTTTTAGTAATGGAGAATCTTTGGCACGGTCGATGCGACTTGAGTAGACGTTTTGACTTGAAAGGCGCCCAAAGAAACCGTTTAGCTGAACAAGGATCGCCCGACGTAGTGCTTCTCGATGAAAATTTACTCAATT tACGGTGGGAAAGTCCTTTGTATCTACAATCGCATTCTGCAGGTGTGTTATGGGCGGCTGTGGAACGCGATACAAAATTTCTATCCTCGCACGATGTCATGGATTATTCTCTTTTGGTCGGTTTGGATGAGGATAAGCACGAACTCGTCCTAGGAATAATTG ATTATATTAGGACGTTTACATGGGATAAAAAGTTGGAACACATAGTCAAAAAGGGCCTCGGATCTGGATTGCCGACGATTGTTTCACCGGCACAGTACAAATCGAGGTTTTGCAACGCGatgaaaaaatactttttacaaAGTCCCAACCAGTGGGAAGATATGGATAAAGGCCTTATATGTAACATCACTGATACGTAg
- the l(3)04053 gene encoding lethal (3) 04053 isoform X1, whose translation MAQEDEAGPSGTLAPTPTPMALQPPQPPQHPPPPQTLPTAEPPPPAPALTPAAPVNDFDTSKTTQSRKEESPFSFKHFLKRDLSLPTTSSSYESTGAKPKIYANTVHPSPAKANLHQEFRKDAKMSSRESWAGPSNASSDSSIELILNTNTATESKKILEIDNCDLSFRRSHTSSDVLGMPSLPDFVQDHLLVEQAYLGSNGPFTVDFDNLPDFTLSSNTNYDNAQSSHDKSDDLNYNANASKIGSCRSVPLDLPSFVEDRLEAGERVERRCRPSPLDLPNNLSLDLTDSLNHTNHRNSNQRLPFPLDLPRNENSTAGESLRLPDFLPTQVGSSNTGPIGIIPSNRDELAEERRRRTAAERELRSALQTSTQLRRELKAAKNAEQNARRELLEARTANAILAHQLKSRTNRTGVAGPSTSSMSASHSPNLSEEEKFASKSFSTNESNVNLKARVSQLKEDLAAARREIEELRGIRRGASESLYLAANTAENSLRELLSGLEQLRGLASSLNPP comes from the exons ATGGCGCAGGAGGACGAGGCGGGGCCCAGCGGCACCCtcgcccccacccccacccccatgGCCCTGCAGCCCCCTCAGCCCCCTCAGCACCCGCCACCCCCTCAAACCCTCCCCACTGCGGAGCCTCCGCCCCCCGCACCCGCCCTCACCCCCGCCGCCCCCGTCAACGACTTTGACACATCTA AAACTACCCAATCTCGTAAAGAAGAGAGTCCGTTTTCGTTCAAGCACTTCCTGAAGCGAGATCTGTCTTTGCCAACCACGTCTAGTTCGTACGAGAGCACCGGAGCCAAGCCAAAGATATACGCGAACACGGTTCACCCGTCGCCGGCCAAGGCGAATTTGCATCAAGAGTTTCGCAAAGATGCCAAAATGTCGTCCAGAGAGAGCTGGGCAGGTCCCAGCAACGCCTCATCCGATAGTTCCatagaattaatattaaatacaaacacAGCGACGGAATCAAAAAAAATTCTGGAAATTGACAATTGTGACCTGTCGTTTAGGAGATCTCACACGTCCAGCGACGTTTTAGGCATGCCGTCTTTGCCCGACTTCGTACAGGACCACCTGCTGGTCGAGCAAGCCTATCTGGGCTCCAACGGGCCGTTCACGGTCGACTTTGACAATCTCCCCGACTTCACGCTGAGCTCCAATACTAACTATGACAACGCCCAATCGTCGCACGACAAATCTGATGATTTGAATTACAATGCAAACGCATCAAAGATTGGAAGTTGTAGATCTGTACCTTTAGACTTGCCGAGCTTCGTCGAAGATAGATTGGAGGCCGGCGAAAGGGTTGAAAGACGGTGCAGGCCGTCGCCGCTAGATTTGCCCAACAACCTTTCACTAGACTTGACGGACTCGTTGAATCACACAAATCATCGGAATTCAAACCAAAGATTACCATTTCCCTTAGATCTTCCGAGAAATGAAAATTCCACCG CTGGCGAATCTCTCAGACTTCCTGACTTTTTACCAACACAAGTTGGTTCGAGTAACACTGGGCCTATAGGAATTATACCGTCGAATAGAGATGAATTAGCTGAAGAAAGAAGACGACGAACTGCAGCTGAAAGAGAGTTACGTTCAGCTCTTCAG ACCTCGACCCAACTTCGTAGGGAATTAAAAGCCGCTAAGAACGCAGAGCAAAATGCTCGTAGAGAATTGTTGGAAGCTAGAACTGCTAACGCAATATTGGCGCATCAGTTGAAGAGTCGAACCAATCGAACGGGAGTTGCTGGTCCTAGTACTAGTTCAATGTCGGCTTCACACTCTCCAAATTTATCAGAAGAAGAAAAATTTGCTTCG AAATCATTCAGTACTAATGAAAGTAACGTTAATTTAAAGGCACGAGTTTCTCAACTGAAG GAAGACTTGGCTGCAGCTCGCAGGGAAATTGAAGAATTGCGCGGGATCCGTCGAGGGGCATCAGAATCTTTGTACTTGGCTGCAAATACGGCAGAAAACTCGCTTAG AGAGCTTCTGTCTGGTTTAGAACAGTTACGAGGCCTCGCTTCTTCTCTGAATCCTCCATGA